The stretch of DNA CTCGTCTGTAAAGGACTAGCCTAAAAAGTCATGGACGCAAATTCTTTCCAACGTCTGGACTGGCCTGTGCTCTTTACCTGCAGCACGGATGTACTGTGCTCCTTTGCCAGGGTAGATCTCCAGGTTATTGACCAGTGTTCCCACAGGAAGGGCACCGAGAGCATATGAGTCACCCTCATTGGCTGAGACTGAGAAATCAAAACAGGTATATTAATGCTTGACAAGCCCTGGCTAGACACTAAACAGTAGTGGGAGAGGACACCAGTACACTACATGTACCACTTTATAAAtgtatgaataaaaaataatattgtgcaAAAAGTAAGTGTAAATCAATAAATAGATGTTTTTAAGAATAAGCTGTTGTCACTATTGATCATGGGCTACAGGATTATTAATTGGTTGTGGACATTACACAAGGCTGGGAATCAGAACATACTAAAGAGACTTCTCATTCACACATATGCAAAGAAAGTAATAGTGAACTgaattgtaaaatgtttatgGGCATTTGTTTAAACAGGACAAATGCTGCAATTACCAAAATTGAACACCAGGTGGCAGGTAAATTATCCAATACCTTCTTAAAGTGGCATTAACTGGTGCCAAGTAAAATAGTGAGCAAGTAAAggctaattccacactgaaaagtaaaaagaaacataacattCCCGCTGttgagtactgtatgtagaagacTCTCTAGCCTAAACACTGTTTCCTCTTCTACTTTTCGTTGCGGAATTAAACTCGACTTGTTCTTTAGCAGCCGACGCCTGCTCACGCAGCTCCCCACTCATAAGTCTCCTGGTAAAATGTGATCCGGCGGAAATCCACTTCTACATAAAGCTGGCTTGGGTATTGGAAACGCCTTCAAGTGGCCAAAGTCTCTCACCTGCCATCCTGCCAATGATGCCAGAGGTTTTGATGACGTCACCTGTCTGCATGTTCTCAGTGGCAATAATCCAGCGTTTTCGACTGCCCCCTGCCACCATAGCAATGTCTGCAGACCTGCAAATGGAAAAATGCACAGCAGATAGAACTGATGGTCCCCCAGTCATTATCATAACTTGTTTCACCAACAAACCAAAAAAGATGTTAAACACTGTAGACACTTTACTTCCTTCAGCTTTAAAACCATGTCTTTTCCCTCACAAGACCAATAGTCCTGAGCTTTCTATCCCATACTGAACCTGtccattacattttaaagggaACACCCTCCCCAGAAATGGAAACATTAGAGGAGATCACTTCTGTCCTTCCCTCTCACCTGCAGGGGTCGTATCGAACTTCGATCACCTTCTCCTCAAAGGTCTGACCTTCTTTCCCAGGTTCGAAGCGCAGACGCTGGAAATCCACAATGCGATAGCGCTGCTTGTGCCCACCTCCAATCCCATGCCTCCGGATTTTCCCTGAGCAGAGAAGGGTTTGGGTATCGTATTACAACAAATCCCATTTTTACAGCACCTTTCCTCATTTCCTTAAGAAAGTACAGGGTATTCATGAGAAACTGCCTTCACCATTCAATGAAGGGAGCTCATCTCCTGTGACAATGAGCAAATCTCCAATGCCCCTTGTGAAACTCTAATCCTAAATGATATTCTCCAAACAAATTATGAAAGAGGAAGGTGTAGAAGGGAGGAACAGGCTGCCATTCTTCAGCTGCTACACGTTGTCTTTATCCTGCCTTGCTGATTCCCTTTTAGTCAGCCAAACCTTTCTGATCTCCCAATATTCTCGTCAGAAAAGGAATATTGAATTTAGGCTCAGACCCCAGCAGGTACACTGGAACGCTGCAACGATCACACTGTCGGACCATCCGGACTGACACACGCATGTCTTCACACACCTGTGTGGTCCCTGCCTCCAGTTTTCTTCATGCCAATGGGGCGGACGGTATACTTGGTTCTCTGTTTCCAGAGGGTCCTGTTCTGGGCCAGGGCAGCAGAGGTCTGGAGGCCTCGCCATGACAACGCAGTGAGGGTCTGGAGGGGCGGTCTG from Lepisosteus oculatus isolate fLepOcu1 chromosome 17, fLepOcu1.hap2, whole genome shotgun sequence encodes:
- the mrpl2 gene encoding large ribosomal subunit protein uL2m isoform X2, coding for MAVSALSRALRSLALSPLGSMAAESSRPTSLSSQVVKQAAGWRRCSSPACSRPLLALPRPPLQTLTALSWRGLQTSAALAQNRTLWKQRTKYTVRPIGMKKTGGRDHTGKIRRHGIGGGHKQRYRIVDFQRLRFEPGKEGQTFEEKVIEVRYDPCRSADIAMVAGGSRKRWIIATENMQTGDVIKTSGIIGRMAVSANEGDSYALGALPVGTLVNNLEIYPGKGAQYIRAAGTCGVLLRKVNGTAIVQLPSKRQIQVLETCMATVGRVSNINHNRRIIGKAGRNRWLGIRPSSGLWKRKGGWAGRKIKPLPPMKSYVNLAPVAAVS
- the mrpl2 gene encoding large ribosomal subunit protein uL2m isoform X1; the encoded protein is MAVSALSRALRSLALSPLGSMAAESSRPTSLSSQVSSTVVKQAAGWRRCSSPACSRPLLALPRPPLQTLTALSWRGLQTSAALAQNRTLWKQRTKYTVRPIGMKKTGGRDHTGKIRRHGIGGGHKQRYRIVDFQRLRFEPGKEGQTFEEKVIEVRYDPCRSADIAMVAGGSRKRWIIATENMQTGDVIKTSGIIGRMAVSANEGDSYALGALPVGTLVNNLEIYPGKGAQYIRAAGTCGVLLRKVNGTAIVQLPSKRQIQVLETCMATVGRVSNINHNRRIIGKAGRNRWLGIRPSSGLWKRKGGWAGRKIKPLPPMKSYVNLAPVAAVS